A segment of the Marmota flaviventris isolate mMarFla1 chromosome 2, mMarFla1.hap1, whole genome shotgun sequence genome:
GTGTGCTAATAGCAGTTTGAGGAAATTGGTCAGAGCACTGCTATCAGTTCTCCAGATGAAAACCTCCACTTGGAAGCAGGCCATGGAGCCTGGCTGGTAATCTGATCTGTTGCCTGAGTAGAATGCTGGTTGCCCAGTGGGGCTGACTTTGTGAAAATCACCCAGAGGTTCAGTGAtatgatatatgtattttttccaaataattatcATCTAATGAAATGTTTTCCAAgctttgaaaagttttaaaagtaccGCTGTACTGTTTTGTGCTAATTACTGGTAATACAACCTGTTGCATATGCTCTTAAATACAAAGACAGACTTGGGGGTCTGGTAGCTCAGTGCAAGCTTGCAGGCTTAGCAGGGAGAGACTCCagctgggttccacccccagcactgatTATACAATCAGACTAACAAAAGGAATGATGCTACACAAACTTCAACACCAttagaaattttcttctttagagtTCTGATGTTTCTGCAAGCAGATTCATCCTCACAAAGGTCCCGGTAGGTCTGAAAAGGGCCATAGATGATATCATAGGCCAGTCACAATGTTCGTGGGATGAAAAGATGTCAGTGAATTTATCTGCAAGACGGAATTAGACAATAATGCCAAAGGCCAGAGCCTCAATATTCTTATCTGTTAGTCTTTATTAAAGGTTTACAgagataaatggaaaattctatccTAACCTCCTGGAGATCAAATTAAGGAGCATGATTGCAGGTAATCAAATATCTTACACTGACCTGTCACAAATAATTAGAAGCAAGCAAACATGTCCCATGACGTTTTACCCTAAGGTGATTGTGGCTTTTAGACTTCCACATTCTCTGCTTTCAGAGTCCACTTCTTGCTGGGCATCCTCAGCACTGATAGTCATAAAGATCACATACTTTTAATACTAAAATCTCCCTGTAAAATAGAAGCTGCTGATTCTAATATGGAGATtcaattagtttttatttttttgtcctttaaaaCAGTATAAAATAACCCAGTTTCCTTCTGTTGGTAGCCATGGAGACTAATTGCAAATATTTCAGTGGCTGAATAATACTAAAAATGACAACAATCTTCAAGGGCATCTATTAATATGcttcacattaaaaaacaataaagctAGCAACCTTAAATTCCACTGCCAGATTTTCAATAAGTCCCTCTGGTTTCACAATTATTTGGGAGCCCATTGATTAGGAGAAAGAGGTAGATGATGCTTGTCAAAGGAAAAGCTCTAGTCTTACTTTCTTGAGTTCCTCTCAAAGGCCTGTTCATTTCCAATTTTCTACAACATAGGTGTGCTTCCACTGGTGTCTCTGCCCTTCAACTTAGAAGTTTCTTACCTCTGATCTTCCCTGAACTGGAAGCCTCTGAGGATGTATGTCATTGTTAACCTTTAAAAGGCTCCTCTCTCCATCCAAGAGTCCCCCAGAGACCTTCCTGAGATGGTGCATTCACTTTTAATGTACACTTTTAGGGTGCCTCATTTGCATAATCTGCTTTCTGGAAAGCTTTTTGGAGCCTTATGCCAATTAAATTTCACCTCAAGTTTCTCAAAATCCAATTGTAGCAGGTTGCCAGCTTTTGTTGTTTCCCAAAACAAATGATATAAACCTTTCTGTCAAGGTAATTTGCTTGAAGAACTGTCAAGGCAGGGATTAGTATGAGGCTTCCAATTATACTTCCAGAGAGCTCTGTGCCAGGTGATGTAATTCTACCAACGGAGTCTGAAACCAGCCTCCAGGACATGACCTGCAGAGCAGAGCATCTGCTAGTGCAAGCCTGCAAGGGCTATTTAAAGAGCTCCAGGCCTGGAGGACAGGGGCAGGGTGGCAGTGAGGCCCCGTTTTGGGCAAGTGTTTGTAATGGAGCTCAGGGTGTTGGAGGCAAGGACAGGAAAGGGTGAGGGCAGGGGACTGTTCAGAGGATGACAGAGGATGCTGGCAGCAggcaggcagaaaaaaaaataacaagaggaAGGATGACCCTCCACCTGGGCAAAGGATTCCTGTTCTCTTCAAGCACAAACTGACAAGCCCACATGGTGTCAGGCTAGAAGATCATAACTGCACTTATACATATTTTGGTGGGTGTTTATTTCTTCTCACCTTTCGCATTGCAATAGGATGGagacaaagaaatttttttttttttaatttgtgaatttTAGTTGTTATTTTAGATGGTCCAAATTTTCCTTCCACATTCCtcattataaaatggaaattctggaTCTTGGAGAAGAGTCAAGGCTAGTGTGGCATACTTTTTAGAACCATATTTAaaggctgggcagggtggcatACTCCAGTAATCacaacaactcaggaggcagaggcaggaggattacaagttcaaagccagcctcagtaacttatagaggtcccaagcaacttagtgagatcctatctctaaataagacataaaaagggctgaggatatagcccagtggttaagcacccttaggttcaatccctgataccaaacacAGACAACCAAAAAACACCAAATTTAAATCCCTATATTATTTCAGGACTTATGATCTCAAGCACGTGGTCTCCATCTTACAACTTGGTTTAATTCTTATACTTGATTCAGAATAGAGCTTTGTCCCTTCACAAAACTTACCACACTAAAGCCTGTTCTCTTAGGTTGGACTCTCCCAGGGGTAGACCCTGAGCCAGGGATTCTGATATAAGAGGTGTATTAAGGAAAGACTCTCAGAGACACCTGTAGGTAGATGGCAGGAAGAAGATGGGGAAAGGGTAAAGCAGAGCAAGGCTATGATGCCTTGCAGAGTCTCAGTCTTGGCCTGATCCTAGGAAGAGAGAACTCTGGAGCATAGATTGAGGCAAGGAAGCCAGGCTTCTGACTCCTAACCCTGCCAGTCAGCCTTGGCCAGGGTGAATGGGAGGTGGCATGGGAGGTAGGTTTCTTCACAGGGGCTGACTGACTTCAGGACAGATTGCAGGTGCCAGTGTGTAACTGCAAAGCATTTAGCTGCGGGCTGGGCACACACAGCTGTCAAGAGACCCCAAAGGACCCGGGGCGGGGGGGAGGTTGGGAgcggggggcagggggaggtACCAACAGCACGGCCACAGTGCTGTACCTACGCTGCTGCCTGTTCTCACTGCCAGCACCAGTTATGGATCTTTTATCACATTCTGCTGCAACAGGAAATGAATAATATCTTTTGAAAGTCCTGGAGTTGGCTTTTCATTATCTAGAGAAGCACTCGCTTCCCCCAGTGGGTAGAAGTGTGCGTCCCTGGAATGCTTCTGTAAGACTGAGCAGCCATCCCGGTTGAAGATGACCCGGGCCATCTGGAAACAGCGGAGAGCATACTTTTGGCTCTCCTGGCCCCCCAGTTCAGTGATTTTCTGAGACAGGCAATGGCAGACAGATGCAGAGAGAAGATTCCCAGAGACTGGCTGCAGATGGCCAAACACTTCATAGAATCTATCCAGGGATTTCCGAAGTTCATCCTCCTCCTCTGTGATCTCTGATTGGCCTTTCATAGAAATGTCAAACCAGATGTTCTCAGAAGTCCAGGAGTCTTTTTGTTCAGTATTTGGATTACTGCTGTCTGCAAGACAAAATACATTCCAATAATCAagcatacaataaaaaatattggaaagCAAGCCAAGAGCAGATGATGTCTCTTTTCAGTTCAACACACAACTGCTCCTAGGGAACTGGCAATGGCAGAATCAGCTGATTTCAGAATTTGTTCTCACCAGACTCAGCCCTTGCCACTTACTTGCTCATCATAAGAGCACCTTACTTGCATGTATCAGAGTCTTAACCTGCATGGCAATGCAAGGTGGTTTTGAATCTGGATGGGAAAAAAAgtcgtttttatttttattaaccacTACCTAAAATTAAGCATCGCCTTCCATGATGAATGTAGGCAACAAACCACAATATTAACAGCAATCTTTATGGCTTTGTCACCAAGAGATCACATCTATTTTCATATCACACTGTAATGTGTAAAAGatgctttgaaatatttatgcTTATCATTATGCTACAGACTGTTTGTGTTccacaaaattcatgtgttgaagcccCAACCCCTCATGGGATTGTATTTGGAAAGGACTTTTAGGAGGTACTtaagattcaatgaaatcctTAACGATGGGATTCTAATCCAATGGTATTGGTGgatttataagaagaggaagaggtggaggaagagagaagaagaaagagaccaGGGAAAGACAATATGAGCACTCAGTGAGAAGGTGGCCATGTGCAAGCCAGGAGAAGAGCGTTTGTCAGAAACCAACCATGCTGGCATCCTGATCTTAAACTTCCAGCCTCTGGTACTATTAGTTATGGTATTTTTCTATGTCAATCTAAGAAGATTAAGACACACTACTTTGAAATTATCATTTTACAttcatgaatggatgaatggataaagaaaatgtgtacataatggagttttatttaaccataaagaaaaatgaaattatgtcattttcaggaaaatggatggaactagaaaccattatgttaagcgaaataagtcaaactcagaagatcaagggtcatatgttttctctcatatgtggaagctagagaggaaaaaggaaaagaaagtatgtGGGGGAATGGCAGAGTGGATTTCAtagaaagggaccagggagaggaaggaaggaagggaaaaggaaaatactgggaaatgatattagccaaattatattcttatatcgtgtgcatgtaaaaatatgtagCAACAAATACCACCACTATGTACAACTGAAatacaccattaaaaaaaaacaacaatggaagtattaaagcatttttagaaagaaaaaaagaagaaattaccaCAGTTATTATAGCTGATACTAGATCTTATGGTTTATGCATTAATTAAAAAGCATACATTCATTACAATagcatatatttgttttaaaaatattccagtgttttttttcttagtaatcCTATATTCagtattttactttatgtatttaaaaatattattctgtgaAAGGGTTGATAGGCTTCAGCAGACACTAAAGGGGCCCATGGCATAAACACTGTGAAGCCACCTGATTAAACAGTTCTTAGTATTTACACAAATtcagacattttctttcttgatgtcCTATAATAATTCTACAaactatttatttctaaattaaaatcacCACCTTCGTGTGTTTTCAAAGGCAGAGTAAAAAATAAACTGAGTCATTTAACCACAGACAATAAGAAATCAGAACTGAAGCCAAATCCTAGTCCTTTCTGAACCTCTCAGACCACTCGGATTCTTGATATAGGGATCTCTTAGGTCTTCTGAAACACAGGGCTTTCTTTCCTATCAATGAGTTCAAGAAAAGATTTGTACAAATAATTAATCTGAATTATTTAGTTTGTAGAATTCCTTATATATCTGTTTTATTCTATAACATTTTATACTATGAAtcaatatgttttcctttttgtacaTGGATAAAAGCTTTCATAAATCATTAGCTTTGAAAGTTCCCTGCTTCTAACTTAATTAACAGCTATGATTAAGATATTTGCATTAATTAATGATAAAGGAAAGTGCTTGCTGCAGTGGGTGGAGCTTTAGAAAAGGGAGGGTTTGGGATTTTGCCCTAGTTTTGCCAACAGTTAGATACGTCGCCTTAGCCACGACATTCAACCTTTCTGGTCTTCAGTAGTCTCATCTTCAAAGCAAAGTTTTACTAAATCAATTCTCTCTTTTCTAGAATGTCTATGGTATTATAAGGATGAGAGAAGTagattatacaaaaaaaatgtggatacatgtcctgagacacacacacatgaacaagCATTTATCTATCCAATACACATTTATAGAAAGCAAATACTAAGGCAATTAATCATTGTGAGTTGCTGCAATATATAGCAAAGGTTGGCGATGTGGTTTGAATCCGGACTGACATACTTCTAGACATCAAACTGAAAATTAAACACAAGATATACAAAGATACATAACAATGTGATGACATTAACTGGAACAGTGTGAATTCAATGGAGAAATGCAGTATAAGGTAAGGATTAGCATGTAACAGAAGGCCACTTGCAAACTTATCCTGAAAGAACCAAAAATCAGAGATCACAGAAACAGAGGAGCAGGGCCAACAAAGACCAAGttgcaaaaagaaacaaaaactactTATAACTGGTTCGAGTTCATCTCCTTTACCAGCTGACCATGTTCCCGGCACCCTGAGACAGCCTGGCGGCAGGAGAGCAAGAATTCAGAGGGGCCAGACAAGGTAGTATGACCAACGACAGAaaccatgtttttaaaagaattcactAGTAAGGGATGGTATGCCCACCACACTGGTTCCCAGAAAGCCTAAAACCATGTTGTATGCTCCTCAATCATGGAAGGAAGGGAgcgaagaagaggagaaggagaaagaggaagaagcagcTAAAGAAACTTCCCTTGACTCTGCTAGGCCCAGAACTTCTACCCAGTTCTCCTGTCTGTTTCTCCCAACAACCCCATTGCTGAACTGATGTGTCCTGGGTGgatggaaggagagggaggcaggtACTGGCCTCTTGCTGGACCTGATGTCAGAAAAACAGCAATAGCTTATATTTTCAGAAGTGCCAAGTTCATGAAAACCAAGGAAATACTAAGCAACTGCCCAAGAGTGCAAGAGTCtaaaaagagatatgaaaactcAAAGCAACAGGTGATTCTGAACTGGATCCTTTTACTATAAAGTACTCTACTGGAACAACTGAAGCACTGTGAATGGGGCTGGTGGATTAGGTGGTAGGAAGTTATCACTGCTAATTTCCTGATGTTgatatttcaatttcattatgtCCAAGAGTGTCCTTGTTTGTAGGATAACCAGGAGTGAGAGATATCAGGTTAGCAATTTACTTTC
Coding sequences within it:
- the Shld1 gene encoding shieldin complex subunit 1 isoform X1 produces the protein MMAAQEASPGSQSGESCALDLPSASDIRDYVLQRPSQEANSEALSSVECHSFPCSSDVDPDSSNPNTEQKDSWTSENIWFDISMKGQSEITEEEDELRKSLDRFYEVFGHLQPVSGNLLSASVCHCLSQKITELGGQESQKYALRCFQMARVIFNRDGCSVLQKHSRDAHFYPLGEASASLDNEKPTPGLSKDIIHFLLQQNVIKDP